In Rhodothermus marinus DSM 4252, a single genomic region encodes these proteins:
- the holA gene encoding DNA polymerase III subunit delta, translating into MGQQTGGLSFEQLEVAFQHGNFAPLYFLYGEESFLIDTLQQLLIEHALPPELRAFNLDIVYGDETEARAVLGLCQSLPVMAPHRVVIVRNFDSLRENRLFAAYAERPNPQAIVLLACSGRPNLNAQPYRALRQHAVWAELRPLRPAQVPGWLARYAEREGYRLEPEALQRLAEYVGTDLQAGVQELRKLFAYAGTRHTLTLDDIVTVSGQTRSYNIFELQRAVGEGRYSDAVYIVEQLLQHASNPRSEALRIVSFLTTFFTKLWRLTLCQGQRLSNQALAGRIGVPAYFLQEYLQSARRYGGDAIRRVLAALLAADVELKGGSQRDPRLVLHLLLRQVQAACRAPLQQAA; encoded by the coding sequence ATGGGACAGCAGACCGGGGGACTGTCGTTTGAGCAACTGGAGGTGGCCTTTCAGCACGGCAACTTCGCCCCCTTGTATTTCCTCTATGGCGAGGAGTCGTTTCTGATCGACACGCTCCAGCAGTTGCTCATTGAGCACGCACTGCCGCCGGAGCTGCGGGCGTTCAACCTGGACATCGTCTACGGCGACGAAACGGAGGCCCGCGCCGTGCTGGGGCTCTGTCAGAGTCTGCCGGTCATGGCGCCGCATCGGGTGGTGATCGTCCGCAACTTCGACAGCCTGCGCGAAAACCGGCTGTTTGCGGCTTACGCCGAACGGCCCAATCCGCAGGCCATTGTGCTGCTGGCCTGTAGCGGACGGCCCAACCTGAACGCGCAGCCTTACCGGGCGCTGCGTCAGCATGCGGTCTGGGCCGAGCTGCGGCCGCTGCGTCCGGCCCAGGTCCCCGGCTGGCTGGCCCGCTACGCCGAGCGCGAAGGCTACCGGCTCGAGCCCGAGGCGCTGCAACGCCTGGCCGAGTACGTCGGGACCGACCTGCAGGCCGGCGTGCAGGAACTCCGGAAATTGTTCGCCTACGCGGGCACGCGGCATACGTTAACGCTGGATGACATCGTTACTGTCAGTGGACAGACGCGCAGCTACAATATCTTCGAACTGCAGCGGGCGGTAGGGGAGGGACGTTATTCAGACGCAGTCTACATAGTGGAACAATTATTGCAACATGCGTCGAATCCGCGCAGCGAGGCGCTCCGGATCGTGTCGTTTCTGACAACTTTTTTCACGAAGCTCTGGCGACTGACACTTTGCCAGGGGCAGCGTCTGTCGAATCAGGCGCTGGCCGGGCGCATCGGCGTGCCGGCGTACTTTCTGCAGGAATACCTGCAGAGTGCCCGCCGGTACGGAGGCGACGCGATCCGGCGCGTGCTGGCGGCGCTGCTGGCGGCCGACGTGGAGTTGAAAGGGGGGAGCCAGCGCGATCCGCGCCTGGTGCTGCACCTGCTGCTCCGGCAGGTGCAGGCGGCCTGCCGGGCGCCGCTGCAACAGGCGGCGTAA
- a CDS encoding DinB family protein — protein MAGKPRDEAELRAALIDQLAYLLREIEALQQVIDLVPEPLQTARPLPEEPSLRETYGMLAAADERVFLPTIRALVAGQTEALALPDDRALQEAEDWNAQPLSAILERLQQARRELVALLRQASPEVWERTVRCGEEAWDLYRYAYFIIQHDTELLRALAYRLHAAHLPGRPRPVV, from the coding sequence ATGGCCGGAAAACCACGGGACGAAGCCGAGCTGCGCGCCGCGCTGATCGACCAGCTGGCCTATCTGCTGCGCGAGATCGAAGCGCTGCAGCAGGTCATCGACCTGGTGCCGGAGCCGTTGCAGACGGCCCGACCGCTTCCGGAAGAGCCGTCGCTGCGGGAAACCTATGGTATGCTGGCGGCGGCCGACGAACGGGTGTTTCTGCCGACAATTCGGGCGCTGGTGGCAGGACAGACCGAAGCGCTGGCGCTCCCGGACGATCGCGCATTGCAGGAGGCCGAAGACTGGAACGCTCAGCCGCTTTCCGCTATTCTGGAGCGCCTGCAGCAGGCGCGTCGGGAGCTGGTTGCGCTACTCCGGCAGGCGTCCCCGGAGGTCTGGGAACGGACGGTTCGCTGCGGCGAAGAAGCCTGGGACCTTTACCGCTACGCCTATTTCATCATCCAGCACGACACCGAACTGCTGCGGGCGCTGGCCTATCGGCTGCACGCCGCCCACCTGCCCGGCCGGCCCCGCCCGGTGGTCTGA
- a CDS encoding NuoI/complex I 23 kDa subunit family protein: protein MPGKPVNLASPNERKLNFWERLYLPAVVQGLAYTWRKMRSPLYTFQYPDELWYPPDSYRGRPVLVEENGRPRCVACGLCARACPPLAISMQAKEVDDVKEREPAWFEINMLRCIYCGYCEEVCPEEAIVMSKEYDLTFQSRDEAIFGLEKLLVPAERLKDRLEWLDRYKDPQYGQHWEFRKENNLHSLKDRPFLKWLLEEEGMEELKSTHLRPEEPVAAERSWGGVRAEG, encoded by the coding sequence ATGCCCGGAAAGCCTGTCAATCTGGCCTCGCCCAACGAGCGCAAGCTGAACTTCTGGGAGCGGCTCTACCTGCCGGCCGTCGTACAGGGGCTGGCCTACACCTGGCGCAAGATGCGCTCGCCGCTGTACACGTTCCAGTATCCGGACGAACTGTGGTATCCGCCGGACAGCTACCGGGGGCGGCCGGTGCTCGTCGAGGAAAACGGGCGGCCGCGCTGCGTGGCCTGCGGGTTGTGCGCCCGGGCTTGCCCGCCGCTGGCCATCTCCATGCAGGCGAAGGAGGTGGACGATGTGAAGGAGCGCGAGCCGGCCTGGTTCGAGATCAACATGCTGCGGTGCATCTACTGCGGCTACTGCGAGGAGGTCTGTCCCGAAGAGGCCATCGTCATGTCGAAGGAATACGACCTGACGTTTCAGAGCCGCGACGAGGCCATCTTCGGGCTGGAGAAGCTCCTGGTGCCGGCCGAGCGTCTGAAGGATCGCCTGGAGTGGCTCGATCGCTACAAAGATCCGCAGTACGGCCAGCACTGGGAATTCCGGAAAGAGAACAACCTGCACAGCCTGAAGGACCGGCCGTTCCTGAAGTGGCTGCTGGAAGAAGAGGGGATGGAAGAACTCAAAAGCACGCACCTGCGGCCCGAGGAGCCGGTCGCGGCGGAGCGGTCGTGGGGCGGCGTGCGGGCCGAAGGATAA